The following are encoded together in the Lactuca sativa cultivar Salinas chromosome 1, Lsat_Salinas_v11, whole genome shotgun sequence genome:
- the LOC111899136 gene encoding nuclear transcription factor Y subunit A-3 — MQELLKKNCDLGVVGYPSQWTGTESFVEQSTLSNNLSLKMGSSTPRQQNTKQLGLQIQFQDQDSSSTQSTCQSCPEVASAGENYQYGENKFSIQSGYNGTHVTREEGSVGSALPTGVQDYTFSIQADRRQPYACIPLLYPDPYYRGLLAPYGTQAMMSQGMSMTTTRVPLPIDFAHDEPIYVNAKQYNAILRRRQYRAKLEAQNKLLKPRKPYLHESRHVHALKRARGPGGRFLNMKKIQEDQPDGPISGQDDLGSAGGGGGSGGGGGGCSEITSVSNGESFFHHQELRFPVYHPQVGPIQSVGPNTDGILGGTHHMFR, encoded by the exons ATGCAGGAATTGCTCAAGAAGAATTGTGATCTGGGTGTGGTTGGGTACCCGTCTCAGTGGACGGGTACCGAGTCATTTGTTGAACAATCGACTTTGTCTAATAACTTAAGTTTGAAAATGGGATCTTCAACGCCACGTCAGCAAAACACGAAGCAATTAGGGCTTCAAATTCAGTTTCAAGATCAAGATTCTTCATCAACTCAATCGACTTGTCAATCTTGCCCTGAAGTTGCTAGTGCTGGAGAAAATTACCAGTATGGAGAAAACAAGTTCTCAATTCAATCAG GGTATAATGGAACTCATGTGACACGTGAAGAAGGTAGTGTTGGGTCAGCTTTGCCAACAGGTGTTCAGGATTATACTTTTTCTATTCAAGCTGATCGCAGGCAGCCATAC GCTTGTATTCCACTTCTATACCCTGATCCATACTATCGTGGATTGCTTGCGCCTTATGGCACACAAGCTATG ATGTCTCAAGGAATGAGCATGACAACTACTCGAGTGCCACTACCTATTGATTTTGCACACGATGAACCCATATACGTCAACGCCAAACAATACAATGCAATTCTTCGTAGAAGACAATATCGGGCCAAACTGGAGGCCCAAAACAAGCTTTTAAAACCACGCAAG CCGTATCTCCATGAATCCAGACATGTGCATGCACTCAAGCGGGCCCGAGGGCCCGGTGGTCGGTttttaaacatgaaaaagatacaAGAAGACCAACCGGATGGCCCGATCAGTGGACAAGATGACTTGGGATCTGCTGGTGGCGGCggcggtagtggtggtggtggtggtggttgctcaGAGATTACTAGTGTGTCCAATGGTGAGAGCTTCTTCCACCATCAAGAACTTAGGTTCCCGGTATACCATCCTCAAGTTGGGCCCATACAGAGTGTTGGGCCCAACACCGATGGTATACTAGGTGGAACCCACCACATGTTTCGTTGA